In Paracoccus contaminans, the genomic stretch CATCCCGGCGCTGAGCGCCGAGGTCGGCAAGCCCTTCTCGTTCACCGCGGCAGGCTCTGACGCCGAGGGGCCGCTGGTCTGGGCCTGGAGCGGCCTTCCGGCGGGCATCGCTGCCGACGGGCCCCTCATCAGCGGCACGCCTGAGGAGGCCGGGACAGCGACCGTCACGGTAACGCTGACCGATGGGGGCGGGCTCAGCGTCTCGCGCAGCGCGGCGATGACCGTGGCCGCGGCGGCCGGTATTGCCCCGGTTGTCACCGCCGCCCCCACAATTACCGGCGACGCGGTGGCCGGCAGCCTGCTGACGGTGGACATCGGCACCGCCAGCGGCACCCCGGCCCCGACCGCCACGATCCAGTGGTGGCGGGACGGCACCGATATCGCAGGGGCAACAGGGCAAACCCTTAGGCTGGCCGCCGCGGATGCCGGCCAGGCGATCACCGCACGGGTGACCTGGACCAACAGCGCGGGCGCCGCGACGGCCGATTCAAACCCGATCAACGCCGCGGCGGCACCCTCGCTGAACTATGATGCAGGTGCGCTGATCTATTATGAAAAAGGCATGCCGGTGCTGGGTTCGGCCAGCGCCGTCACGGGTGTCGCGATGCGCGGCACCGGCGCCATCACCATGACGGCTACTGGGACCGGGGCAGATATTGCCAGCGGGCCGGGCGGGCTGGCCTTTTTGGCCGGTAAGTCGCTGGCCAGATCGGGCCTTGCCAACCTGCCGATGGGCGACGGCATTTTTGCGGTGGTCCGGGTGACGCTGAACGCGCCCCCCGCATCGGGCACCCAGGACATTCTGAGCGGCAGCGGGAAATACCCCCGCATCCTGTCACTTTCGCCCGGAACGGCGCTGGTCGTGCAGGCGGTCGGGGACAACGCGACCAA encodes the following:
- a CDS encoding putative Ig domain-containing protein, which encodes MPIQILDNVSRRLFDGVGSVYVRGVRIAVLSGDGRVIVPGADEPAPANTPPVLAVIPALSAEVGKPFSFTAAGSDAEGPLVWAWSGLPAGIAADGPLISGTPEEAGTATVTVTLTDGGGLSVSRSAAMTVAAAAGIAPVVTAAPTITGDAVAGSLLTVDIGTASGTPAPTATIQWWRDGTDIAGATGQTLRLAAADAGQAITARVTWTNSAGAATADSNPINAAAAPSLNYDAGALIYYEKGMPVLGSASAVTGVAMRGTGAITMTATGTGADIASGPGGLAFLAGKSLARSGLANLPMGDGIFAVVRVTLNAPPASGTQDILSGSGKYPRILSLSPGTALVVQAVGDNATNVAAGPLTYPASLVVGGEMDDVANTLRTLTLDGSVTTTPIALTDPSATALSLMKNVNGTLERLAIVVRPEGSAWPMSFDAVVADFRAA